From the genome of Cystobacter fuscus DSM 2262:
GCCCCCATGGCGCGCAGGACGAGGTACCCATCGCCTCCGGCCTTCCGGGACACGGCCTCCAGGTCGCGCACCTCCACGGTGTTCGCCGGGAGCAGCTCCACGAACGAGCCATGGAAGCCCAGGCGCGAGGCCAGCAGCCCCGCCAGCAGCGCCACGGCCAGGACTCCCGCCAGGACCCGCCCGGGGTGGCGGTAGGACAACCGGGTGAAGTGCTCCATCCCCTTGCCGACATCCACTCGAAAGCGCACGACTCCTCACAGATGATGGGGTGGGCCCCGGCTCTGGCACACGGCTGCTACCGCGTTGTGTCATGAATGACTCCGCCCCCCAAGAGTCCTGGTCTTCCGTTAATACTTCTTAAAACCCCGAGCCTGCCTGCTTGCTCCTCCCCCCGGAGCACTCCCCCCGAGGTCCGCCGATGAATCAGTCCCTGCCGCTCGTCGTTCTCGTCCGCCACGGAGAAACCGCGTGGAGCCGCACCGGCCACCACACGGGCCGCACGGACCTGCCCCTGCTGGAAGAAGGGCGGCAAATGGCGCTCAAGCTGCGCGAGCCCCTGCGCCAGTGGGACTTCGCCGCCGTGTGGACCAGTCCCCTGCGCCGGGCGATCGACACGTGCGAATTGGCCAACCAGGGCCACGGCGCCGAGCAGCGCGCGGACCTGACGGAGTGGGACTACGGCACCTTCGAGGGCAAGACCAAGGCGGAGATCCGCGCCCTGGATCCGGACTGGGTCATCTGGAAGAAGGGCGTGCCGGGCGGAGAGAAGATCAAGGACGTGGGCCTGCGCGCCGACCGCATCATCGCCGGCATCTACAA
Proteins encoded in this window:
- a CDS encoding histidine phosphatase family protein — encoded protein: MNQSLPLVVLVRHGETAWSRTGHHTGRTDLPLLEEGRQMALKLREPLRQWDFAAVWTSPLRRAIDTCELANQGHGAEQRADLTEWDYGTFEGKTKAEIRALDPDWVIWKKGVPGGEKIKDVGLRADRIIAGIYKAKGPVLLFSHGHLLRVLTARWLGLAPTDGRLFVLGTGSISVLTVHQDDANQPVIQRWNDTHHLNK